The Pyrus communis chromosome 2, drPyrComm1.1, whole genome shotgun sequence genome includes a window with the following:
- the LOC137725215 gene encoding leucine-rich repeat protein 2-like yields MAPLSVLPFSLTFLFFLSPALSTNSEGNALHALRSRFNDVNNVLQSWDPTLVNPCTWFHVTCDSNSHVIRLDLGNSNISGSLGPELGQLKHLQYLELYRNDISGKIPEELGSLKSLVSMDLYDNRFEGEIPKSFANLKSLRFLRLNNNKLTGSIPRKLVGLSDLKVFDVSNNDLCGTIPVDGPFGAFPMESFENNRLNGPELKGLVSYDFGC; encoded by the exons ATGGCTCCTCTCTCCGTACTACCTTTCTCTCTCaccttcctcttctttctctctcctgcGCTCTCCACAAACTCCGAAG GAAATGCTTTGCATGCTCTGAGAAGCAGATTCAACGATGTCAACAACGTTCTGCAGAGCTGGGATCCAACGCTGGTCAATCCCTGCACCTGGTTCCACGTTACCTGTGACTCCAACAGCCATGTCATCAGATT GGATTTGGGCAACTCTAACATTTCTGGGAGTTTGGGGCCAGAGCTTGGGCAGCTGAAGCACCTGCAGTACTT GGAACTTTATAGAAATGACATAAGTGGTAAAATCCCAGAGGAGTTGGGGAGCTTGAAAAGCCTTGTTAGCATGGATTTGTATGACAACAGGTTTGAAGGAGAAATCCCGAAATCTTTCGCCAATTTGAAGTCACTCAGATTTCT GCGGCTTAACAACAACAAACTAACGGGATCTATCCCGAGGAAACTCGTTGGCCTCTCTGACCTCAAAGTTTT TGATGTTTCTAACAACGATCTGTGCGGAACAATTCCAGTTGATGGTCCATTTGGGGCTTTCCCAATGGAAAG TTTTGAAAACAACAGACTTAACGGCCCAGAGCTGAAAGGGCTGGTATCCTACGACTTTGGGTGCTGA